ACTCTACAACAAAGGTGATGCCACAATAGAAGCAAGAAAGCAATTACTATTAGACCAGAGAGAGATAATAGAAACTAAAATTAATGAGCTTAAAGATACTTTAGAAAAATTAAATTACAAGATAGATAATTATGATACAAAGATGAGAGAGTGTGAAATAAAATTGTCAAAGAAATAATTAAATTAGAATGAGGATAAAAAAATGAAAATATTATTAAGTTTTTTAATTTTTATAATGACAGCATGTAATAATTCTATTTATGGAGATAGTACAACTATGAACACATTAAATAATTATGTTACCTTAACAATCAACAGCAAAGAATACAAATTAATATTGTATGATAATGACACAGCTAGAGATTTTTTAAGAATGCTTCCGCTCACAATTACAATGAATGATTTAAACAGCAATGAAAAATATCATAATCTAAGCACAACACTTACAACAAAAAGCGAAAGGGTAGGCAGTATAAAAAGAGGAGACTTTATGTTATACGGCAATAATTGTTTGGTTTTGTTTTATGAAAGTTTTTCAACATCATACAGCTATACAAGAATTGGATATATAGAAAATACAGACGGCTTAAAAGATTCGCTTGGAAGGGGGAGCATAGAAATAACTTTTAGTGCGAACTAGTTTTTTGAAAATAATATTTAAGAAAAAACTAAGTTCATAAAATAAGTTCATGCATAAAAGAGGATTTTTAAAGGAGTTTTGTATGAAAAAAGTAAAATTAAGTAATGGGCTTGAAATGCCTATACTAGGTTTTGGTGTTTT
This is a stretch of genomic DNA from Brachyspira sp. SAP_772. It encodes these proteins:
- a CDS encoding cyclophilin-like fold protein, with protein sequence MKILLSFLIFIMTACNNSIYGDSTTMNTLNNYVTLTINSKEYKLILYDNDTARDFLRMLPLTITMNDLNSNEKYHNLSTTLTTKSERVGSIKRGDFMLYGNNCLVLFYESFSTSYSYTRIGYIENTDGLKDSLGRGSIEITFSAN